In the Pirellulales bacterium genome, one interval contains:
- a CDS encoding HEAT repeat domain-containing protein — protein sequence MTTTACRTLVCLVLVMSLVGCAKLRAPWTKSAKQDVKSRADVYASRQEELAQLADQAGKLTSAEQDRIAAELQQELSNEANPVMRDAIVRTLGAMKSPGSLAALKHAMGDTDKYVRARVCESLGRRRDAEAAAALSEIISTDSESHVRLAAARALGRIDDPQSVQGLGVALQDGDPALQHRAMESLRAVTHRDFGNDVGAWREFVQGGNPAEPQPTIAERLRSIF from the coding sequence ATGACGACTACGGCATGCCGAACGTTGGTTTGCCTGGTACTGGTGATGAGCCTGGTGGGCTGTGCCAAGCTACGCGCGCCCTGGACCAAATCGGCCAAGCAAGACGTCAAGTCGCGGGCCGACGTCTACGCCAGTCGCCAAGAGGAGCTTGCGCAACTGGCAGACCAGGCTGGAAAGCTGACGTCGGCCGAGCAGGATCGGATCGCGGCCGAGCTGCAGCAAGAACTTTCGAACGAAGCAAACCCGGTGATGCGCGACGCGATCGTGCGGACCCTTGGCGCGATGAAATCGCCGGGCTCGCTCGCGGCGCTCAAGCACGCCATGGGCGACACCGACAAGTATGTCCGCGCCCGCGTGTGCGAATCGCTAGGCCGCCGCCGCGACGCTGAAGCCGCGGCGGCGCTCTCAGAGATTATCTCGACCGACAGCGAGAGCCACGTCCGGTTGGCCGCCGCACGGGCCCTCGGTCGCATCGACGATCCTCAGTCCGTACAAGGCCTGGGAGTGGCCCTGCAAGACGGCGATCCGGCGCTGCAGCATCGGGCGATGGAATCGCTGCGTGCGGTGACCCATCGCGATTTCGGCAACGACGTCGGAGCGTGGCGCGAGTTTGTCCAAGGGGGCAACCCGGCCGAGCCGCAACCCACCATCGCCGAGCGCCTGCGCTCGATCTTCTAG
- a CDS encoding ABC transporter permease subunit, with amino-acid sequence MLLRTPAKLVGAWLLAGLCAGLAVMLDRQATGLLAQSFLLAALVVLVALPIGTSLAVLLARTRLPGRSLLAGVLVAPVLVPLVVQAAAWQSGFGPWGWYSLGSGRAPLLAGWHGAVLVHAMAAVPWVVLIVGAALRLSEPELEEQALLDATAGQTLWRVTLRRTWTAALLAGLTVAVQVLAEMTVTDFFQIRTFAEVVYVELNVEPSAVPLRALNGALIVGCFILVAALWAVSSTAAALQPPQQRLAALPLGVPPGLLTLLVAAGAGLVIGVPLLSLCIKAGVVIDRSATGIERHWSLAKCLAIVATSPWRYRRELGDTLRIALVATLCTLPVAILLADAARRRPWARLFAALLIALLIGLPGPVVGLVVMHVCNRPELPWITWCYDHTVLAPVVVQFARTLPLALALGWHALGSLPRAPLESAAADGASNWRTLWTVAVGQRRGLFAAIGLVVFALAAGELPATILVAPPGVATLPVRIFGLLHAGNEDEVAGICLAIIVGCAGLALLIGRLVARWLRQAA; translated from the coding sequence ATGCTGTTGCGTACCCCTGCAAAACTTGTCGGCGCCTGGCTGTTGGCCGGCCTCTGTGCCGGGCTGGCCGTGATGCTCGATCGGCAGGCCACCGGCCTGCTGGCCCAGTCTTTCTTGCTCGCGGCGCTGGTCGTCCTCGTGGCGTTGCCGATCGGCACGAGCCTGGCCGTACTCCTGGCGCGAACCCGGCTGCCCGGTCGGTCGCTGTTGGCCGGCGTCCTGGTCGCGCCGGTGCTCGTGCCCCTGGTGGTGCAGGCGGCCGCCTGGCAGTCGGGTTTCGGCCCCTGGGGTTGGTATTCGTTGGGCAGCGGTCGGGCGCCGTTGCTCGCCGGTTGGCACGGCGCAGTGCTTGTCCATGCGATGGCCGCGGTCCCCTGGGTCGTCCTGATCGTCGGGGCGGCGCTGCGGCTGTCGGAGCCGGAGTTGGAAGAACAGGCACTGCTCGACGCCACCGCGGGGCAGACGTTGTGGCGCGTGACGCTGCGCCGCACCTGGACCGCGGCCTTGCTGGCCGGCTTGACCGTCGCGGTGCAGGTCCTGGCCGAGATGACGGTGACCGATTTCTTCCAGATCCGCACTTTCGCCGAGGTCGTCTACGTTGAATTGAACGTCGAGCCCAGCGCCGTGCCCTTGCGCGCGCTCAACGGTGCCTTGATCGTCGGCTGCTTCATTCTCGTCGCGGCACTCTGGGCGGTGAGCAGCACGGCGGCCGCGCTACAGCCACCGCAGCAGCGGCTCGCCGCCTTGCCGCTCGGCGTACCGCCCGGGCTGTTGACCTTGCTCGTGGCCGCGGGCGCAGGCCTGGTCATTGGCGTGCCGCTCTTGAGCCTGTGCATCAAGGCGGGCGTGGTGATCGACCGCAGCGCCACCGGCATCGAGCGCCATTGGTCGCTCGCCAAGTGCCTGGCGATCGTCGCCACGAGCCCCTGGCGCTATCGCCGCGAACTCGGCGATACGCTGCGCATCGCGCTGGTTGCGACCTTGTGCACTCTACCCGTCGCGATCCTGCTGGCCGACGCGGCCCGGCGCCGCCCGTGGGCACGGCTGTTCGCCGCGCTGTTGATCGCGCTGTTGATCGGGCTGCCGGGGCCCGTCGTGGGGCTGGTCGTGATGCATGTCTGCAATCGGCCCGAGCTGCCCTGGATCACCTGGTGCTACGACCACACCGTCCTGGCGCCGGTCGTGGTGCAGTTTGCCCGCACGTTGCCGCTGGCCCTGGCGCTCGGCTGGCACGCGCTGGGGAGCTTGCCGCGCGCGCCGTTGGAAAGCGCCGCGGCCGACGGTGCAAGCAACTGGCGGACGCTGTGGACCGTGGCTGTGGGCCAGCGCCGTGGGCTGTTCGCGGCGATCGGGCTGGTCGTGTTTGCGCTGGCCGCCGGAGAATTGCCTGCGACCATTCTCGTCGCGCCGCCGGGCGTCGCCACCTTGCCAGTGCGCATCTTCGGCCTGCTGCATGCGGGGAACGAAGACGAGGTGGCCGGGATTTGCCTGGCCATCATCGTCGGCTGCGCCGGGTTGGCGCTGCTCATCGGGCGACTCGTGGCGCGCTGGTTGCGCCAGGCGGCCTGA
- a CDS encoding DUF1570 domain-containing protein — MKRALCIASLLLLAAQSAAALDYVHFRFHGDEVHLVGRVLTTAADGETLLQTADGVLWAISKDDLIDQRSDEEAFKPLTPEVQGERVLAELPPGFEVHRTAHYVVCHDTSAPYANWCGSLLERLYLAFTNYWSRQGFKLNEPEFPLVAIVFRDRQAYEQFAKPELGDAAGKIIGYYSLRTNRVTMCDLTGVAGLPPAQARRAGLSAINAALRRGEAQWTVATVIHEATHQIAFNTGLQTRYADVPLWASEGLAVYFESPDLESSSGWRTMGEVNRPRLDQFRRFLPQRAADSLRTLIQDDTRLRDTGTAADAYAEAWALTYFLMRQRREAYQGYLRKLAAKAQLVRDAPETRVADFVEAFGDLSTLEADFLRQMRKVK; from the coding sequence ATGAAGCGCGCGCTTTGCATCGCCTCGTTGCTCCTGCTCGCTGCGCAAAGCGCCGCGGCGCTCGACTACGTGCACTTTCGCTTTCATGGCGACGAGGTGCATCTGGTCGGCCGAGTGCTGACCACCGCGGCCGACGGCGAAACACTGCTACAAACCGCCGACGGTGTACTGTGGGCCATTTCCAAGGACGACCTGATCGACCAGCGCAGCGATGAAGAGGCGTTCAAACCGCTGACGCCCGAGGTCCAGGGCGAGCGCGTCCTGGCCGAGTTGCCTCCCGGTTTCGAGGTGCATCGCACGGCTCATTACGTCGTCTGCCACGACACGTCGGCGCCGTATGCCAACTGGTGCGGAAGCCTGCTCGAGCGATTGTACCTGGCCTTCACCAACTACTGGTCGCGCCAAGGGTTCAAGCTGAACGAGCCCGAGTTTCCGCTCGTGGCGATCGTGTTCCGAGACCGCCAGGCGTACGAGCAGTTTGCAAAACCTGAGCTGGGCGATGCGGCGGGCAAGATCATCGGTTACTACAGCTTGCGGACCAACCGTGTGACGATGTGCGACTTGACCGGCGTGGCCGGACTGCCGCCGGCGCAGGCGCGCCGCGCGGGGCTGTCCGCCATTAACGCGGCATTGCGCCGCGGTGAGGCTCAATGGACCGTGGCAACCGTGATCCACGAAGCGACGCACCAGATCGCCTTCAACACGGGGCTGCAGACCCGATATGCCGACGTGCCCCTGTGGGCCAGCGAAGGGCTGGCCGTTTACTTCGAGTCGCCCGACCTGGAAAGCAGCTCGGGCTGGCGCACGATGGGCGAGGTGAATCGACCCCGGCTCGACCAGTTCCGCCGGTTCCTGCCGCAGCGCGCCGCCGACAGCCTGCGCACGCTCATCCAGGACGACACGAGGTTGCGCGACACGGGCACGGCGGCCGATGCGTATGCCGAGGCCTGGGCCCTGACGTACTTTCTCATGCGCCAGCGCCGCGAGGCGTACCAGGGCTACCTGCGCAAACTGGCGGCCAAGGCTCAACTGGTCCGCGACGCCCCGGAGACTCGCGTGGCCGATTTCGTCGAGGCGTTCGGCGATTTGAGCACGCTCGAGGCCGATTTCCTGCGGCAGATGCGCAAGGTGAAATGA